The following DNA comes from Halalkaliarchaeum sp. AArc-CO.
ACCTGTTCCACTTCGACGCCGAGGCCGGACTCTACGAAGAGCGGACCAGGGAGGCGATCGAGGAGATCGAACGGATCGCCGAAAACGGCTGGGTCCGCGTGCTCGGCAGCTACGACACGATGCACGTGTTGTACTGATACTATCGGTCGAAAACCCGGCGGGTTTTCTCCCGCCGGTAAACATTCAAGAGATCTCTCGCCGAACAAACAACAGCATGACAGACAGAGATCCGTTCAGCGAGATCGACGAACTGTTCGAACGGCTGAACAGGGAACTCGACCAGTTCGGCGGACAGTTCGATCCGAGCCTTCCCGGCCGGGGCGTCAAGGTCGACATCGCCGAACACGACGACGAACTGGTCGTCACTGCCGATCTCCCCGGCTTCGAGAAGGACGACATCGAGGTGACGATACAGGAGGGGACGCTCACGATCGAAGCCGACCGGGAGGTCGAGTCAACACAGGAAGCGGAAGCGGACGACGGGCCGCGATTCCACCGGCGCGAACGCAGCCGGACGGCCGTCTCCCGGCGAATCCGTCTCCCGGTCGAGGTCGACAAGGCAGACGCCCGGGCGACGTATGCGAACGGCGTGTTGACGATCACCCTCCCGAAGCTGAAAAGCGACGACGGGGGACACACGATCGACGTGAGCTGAAAGAAGTCCACCTTACTGATACTACATCCCGGCTGTCCACACCACCACCCGTGCGACGGGCTATCCAGTATTCTGCTGTCTTTAAGCCCTGAGGCGCCGATATACGACCTGGTGAATACTGATGAGATACACGCCCTTTGAGGACATCGACCGACTGTTCGAACGGATGAGCGAGCGCCCCGCCGCCCGTGGGTGGAGCCCGTGGGGAGAGACGTGGAGCCGGATGGACGACAACCGAATGGACGTCGACGTCGCCGAATACGACGACGAAATCGTCGTGATGGCCGACCTCCCGGGCTTCGAGCGCGAGGAGATCGAGGTGACGATCGACGAGGGGTCCCTGCGGATCCACGCCGAGCGGGAACGCGAGTCCGAGCACCGCTCGGGCGACGAACGCGGCGCAGACGGGGAACTGATGACCCGCGAGCGCGGCAGCCGCCAGACGTATCTCCACCACGAACGCCGGCACGAATCCGTCTCCCGCCGCATCGACCTCCCCCGATCGGTCCGCGAAGCCGAGGCGAGCGCCCACTACCGCAACGGCGTGTTGACGGTGACCCTGCCGCTTGACCTCGATAGCGAGGGCGACGGTCACCGGATCGACGTCGAATAACGAGCGGGGACAACCTCCCCGTTTTTTACTCCGCGTTTTCAGCAGTGTCTGTGTTTCCTCGTTCGTCCGAAACGTAGCCGAACTTCGCGGCGGCGAGCCCGATCGTCACCACGAGCGTCGTCCCGATCACCGCGGTTTCGGCGTTGTCGACCTCGGCGTACGTGAGCGGGAACAGGAAGATCGGAACCAGATACGCGAACCAGGCGACGGCCTCGGCGCGTCGCCCCCGTTGATAGCGCAGATAGCCGGCCAGGGTGACGATCGCAGTGACGATGCCGACGGCGATGCTCGGCGGGAGGTAATCGCCGACGACGATCACCGTCACCGCCATGAGCCCGACGAGGACGAACCAGTCGACGGTATCCATCGGCCGGGAGTGTGCCACGCGAGCTTAAAAAACCGCGTGACTGGGCCACGCAAACGACTGGCACCAACAGGGGGTCGAACGGCTATCCGTACCGGTCGAGCTGGGACTGTCCCTCGCCGTCGGACGATCCCACGCCGGCGATCGAGGCCGCCCGTTCGATCGCCGCGAAGAATCCGTCCCGCTGGCCACGGTCGTACAGCGTCGCCGCCGGATGCACCGACAGCAATACCCGGCGCGACCGATCGCCGATTCGGGCGTCGACCACGTCGCCGGCCTCGGACGTGATCGCCACCGGTCGATCCAGGAGGTGTTCGCTGGGCACCTTTCCGAGCGTGACGATCAGCTCCGGATCCACGGTCTCGATCTCGCCCTCCAGGAACTCGCGACAGTTACCCAGTTCCTCGGCGGTCGGATCCCGGTTGTCGGGGGGGCGACACCGGACGCAGTTGGTGATCCGGACGTCGCGACGTGGTACCGCCGCCGCCGACAGTGCCTCATCGAGCACGTCGCCCGACCGCCCCACGAACGGCTCTCCTCGCTCGTCTTCCTTCTTTCCGGGTCCCTCCCCGACGAACAGGAGCGCGGCGTCGGCGGGACCCACCCCGTTGACGATCCGGCTGCGCGACTCCAAAAGCGCGGGACACTGGCTACAATCACTCACACACAGTCCGTCGAAGTCGGCCATCTGTCTTTTGAGTCGGTGGCTACAGTTCGAGTTAAAGCTGGCGAGTCACGGTGCGACGCCCACCGTCAGAAGCGTCCCCCAGGTCCGGTAGCGGTCGACCATCTCCTCGCGGGTTTCCCAGTCGTCAGTCGGGAACTCCTCGGCCGGCGGGATCTCGATTTCCCGGTCAGGGATCGTGTCCTGCTCGACGACGTACAGCCCCGCCTCCCGGAACGCCTGCCGGTACTCCTCCCGGCTCCACCGGGTCATGTCGACGGTGATGTTCTCCTGCCACTCGTGGGAGGCCTCGTTTTCCTCGTAGTAGTTGACCGCACAGTAGAACGTCCCACCCGACCGGAGCACCCGTTCGACCTCCCGAAGGGTTTCGTCCGGATCCGCCGCATAATAAAATGCCTCCATCGAGAAGACGTGATCGACGCTCCCGTCGGGAAACGGGAGATCACCGAAGTCGCCGACGAGATACCCCACCGACGAGTCGTCGGTGTACGACCGGGCGTTTCGAGTCATTTCGGGCGAGCCATCCAGTCCGTACGCCCGGCCGACGCCGGCGGTCTCACGCAGCGCTCGCAGCGAGTAGCCGCTGCCGCATCCGAGATCCAGTACCGTTTCCCCCGCCTCGACGGGCATCCGAGCGAGAACGTGTTTGGCCGTGTGCCAGTGTCGCTGTTCCATCCCGCGGTCCTTGCCGGCCGCCGCCCAGGCGTCGAACTCCTCGCGAACGCTCATATGTCCGCGACGGGCGGGCGAAACAAAACGGGTTCGGACCGGACTCGAGTCCGAACCTTCCGGAGCCCCATTCTGCACTGATGTCCACGCTTAAGTTACTGGGGAGCGACCCACGTCGTATGGATTACGCCCTCGAACTCGAGGACGGGCCGGAAACGATCCCGGGGGGAACCGGACTACTGTTGTTGCACCCGAGCATCGGCGAAACCGACCGCGTCGACACCGGCTTTCTGAAGGTCGACACCGACCGATTCCTGGTGGTTTCCACCCGAACCACCGCCCGCGAAGTCGAACAGAAGCTGGAACACTACGAGGTCGACGAGACCAAAGCCGAGATCCTCGACACCCTCTCCGTCGAACGGGGCTACTCCCGACGCAAGAGCGACGACGTCCACTACGTCGGCTCGCCGGACGACCTCGCAGGGATCGTCGCAAAGGTGGAGGCGTTCCTCGAGTCGACGACCGGGAAGCGGCGGGTCTCGGTCGACTCGCTCACCGAGATGGCGTACTACGCCGACGTCGACGGCGTTCTCGACGCGACCGCGGAGATCCTCGATCTCCTGGGGGAACACGACGCGGTCGGCCTGTTTCACCTCTCGAAGGAGGTCCACGACGAGGAGACGGTCGATCGGTTCCGGGAGCTGTTCGACGGCGTCGTCGATCTCGCACCCGACGGCAACGTCTCCGTCGAGATCCAGTGACGCCCGAGCGGAAGGCCGGTGCCGAACAGACCCCGTGTCACCTGAAGCGGACGCCCAGATCGTGTAGCCCGTCGTTGTGCTGTGCGACGTTTATCAAAAGCGGCGTGAGCGCCTCCACCTCCGCCGCGTTCGCGAGCCCGCCGGCGTCCAGCGCCCGCAACCCGTCGATGTCCTCCGCGAGCAGCGTCGCGATCTCCTTTGCGCCCTCGTCGTCGCCGACCAGCAGCGTGTCGATCCCCAGCTCCGCGTCGAGGTCTGCGAGCCGGCCGGCCGAGAGGTTGTGAAACGCCCCGACGACCGACACCTCGTCGGGAACGGCCCCAGCGGCCAGTTCGGTGACGCTGCCAGCACTGGGTGGATGGGCGTGAAAGCCCGACTCGTCGCGTTTCATCCCCGTCGCCGGAGAGATCACCACGTCGGCGTCGGAAAGCGTCGACGCCACCGCCTCGACGGTGTCGGTGACGTGATACGGCGGCACCGCGAGCACGACGGCGTCGGCGCCGGCCGCCGCGTCGGCGTTATCCCGTCCCTCGATGGTGACGTCGATCCCGCGGCTGTCCAGCTCCGTCTCGTAGGCGTCGGCCTTCGTCTGCGCCCGGGTCGCCTCCCGCGAACCGATCACCAGCTCGTGGTTCGCGTGGTAGCCCCACCGGAGCGCCAGCCCTTCGCCGATATCGCCCGTGCCGCCGAGTATTGCAATTCGCATAGCGGTATCCCCGTCCGGCAGGGGTGAAAGCGTTTCGCGACGCCGGACGACTCGGGCGACCGATGAACGGAAGTAAACTCGAGTGACGACGGCACCCGACATCCGACGGTTTAAACGGGATCGGCAACCAATCCCTGGTGATGGAACCGACCGCCCTCGCGGGGCTGCCCGACGGCGTGACCGAGGCGCTCGCAGCGGAGGGAATCGAGGAGCTGTATCCGCCACAGGCGGAGGCCGTCGAGAAGGGGTTGCTCGACGGCGAGAGCCTCGTCGCCTCGGTGCCGACCGCATCGGGCAAGACGCTGATCGCGGAGCTCGCGATGCTGTCGGCGATCGAGCGCGGAGGGACCGCCCTCTACATCGTCCCGCTGCGGGCCCTCGCAAACGAGAAGAAAACGGAGTTCGAACGCTGGGAGGAGTTCGGCGTCTCGGTCGGCGTCTCGACGGGGAACTACGAGTCCGACGGCGAGTGGCTCGCCTCCCGGGACATTGTCGTCGCCACCAGCGAGAAGGTCGACTCGCTGGTCCGCAACGACGCCCGCTGGCTCTCGGATCTCTCCTGTGTGGTCGCCGACGAGATTCACCTGGTCGACGACAGTCACCGCGGGCCGACGCTGGAGGTGACGCTGGCGAAGCTGCGCCGGATCAACCCCGGGCTCCAGACCGTTGCGCTGTCGGCCACCGTGGGCAACGCCGACGTCGTCGCCGACTGGCTCGACGGGGAACTCGTCCGGTCCGACTGGCGACCGATCGACCTCCGGATGGGCGTCCACTACGGCAACGCGATCAACTTCGACGACGGCAGCCAGCGCGAGGTGCCCGTCGGCGAGGGACAGCGACAGACCGAAGCGCTCGTGGCCGACACGCTCGATGAGGAAATCGACGGCCAGGGCGGCTCCCTGCTCGTGTTCGTCAACTCCCGGCGCAACGCCGAGTCGGCCGCCCGCCGGCTCGCGGGCGTCACGGACCCCCGGCTGACCGCCGACGAACGGAACCGCCTCGAGGAACTCGCCGCCGAGATCCGCGACGGCTCTGACACCGACACCGCCGAATCGCTGGCCGACTGCGTCGCCCGCGGCGCGGCGTTTCACCACGCTGGGCTCACCGGCGACCACCGCCAGGCCGTCGAGTCGGCGTTCCGCGAGCGCCTGATAAAGGTGATCTGTGCGACGCCAACCCTCGCGGCGGGCGTCAACACGCCCGCGCGTCGGGTGATCGTCCGGGACTGGCGGCGCTACGACGGCGAGTTCGGCGGGATGCAACCGCTCGACGCCCTGGAGATCCACCAGATGTGCGGCCGGGCCGGACGGCCGGGACTGGATCCGTACGGCGAGGCGGTGCTGCTCGCCTCGGACGCCGAGACGATGGACGAACTGTTCGAACGGTACGTCTGGGCCGACCCCGAGCCCGTCCGGTCGAAGCTCGCAGCCGAACCCGCCCTCCGCACCCACGTCCTCTCGACGATCGCCTCCGGCTTCGCGGCCTCCCGGAGCGAACTACTGTCGTTCCTCGATCGAACACTGTACGCCACCCAGACAGCCGATCCCGGACGGCTCGAGGACGTCACCGACACCGTGATCGACTACCTCGAGGCGAACGGGTTCCTCGAACGGGACGCCACCGACGGGGGCGGCGACACGCTCACAGCGACGAGTCTGGGCCACACCGTCTCCCGGCTCTATCTGGATCCGATGTCGGCAGCCGAGATCGTCGACGGACTGCGAGACCGGGAGAGTGAAACCGAGGACCCACCCACCGCGCTCGGTCTGTACCACCTTGTGAGCCGGACCCCGGACATGTACGAACTGTATCTGAAATCCGGCGATCGGGAGCAGTACACCGAACTCGCCTACGAGCGGGAGGGAGAGTTCCTCGGGGCGATGCCCTCGGAGTTCGAGGACGTTCGGTTCGAAGACTGGCTCGCCGCGCTGAAGACCGCGAAACTGCTCGAAGACTGGGCGAGCGAGGTCGACGAGGACCGGATCACGGAGCGATACGGCGTCGGCCCGGGCGACATCCGCGGGAAAGTCGAGACCGCCGAGTGGCTGTTGCGGGCGGCAGAACGGCTGGCCGGCGAGGTGGGTGTCGACGCCGTCCCGGTCCGGGAGGCCCGGAAGCGCGTCGAGTACGGCGTCCGGGAGGAACTGCTGGATCTGGCGGGCGTTCGGGGCGTCGGGCGCAAGCGCGCTCGCCGGCTGTTCGAGGCCGGAATCGAGACCCGGACGGAGCTCCGGGAGGCGGACAAAAGCGTCGTGCTGGCGGCGCTGCGGGGGCGTCCACGGACGGCCGAACGGATCCTCGAAAACGTCGGCCGGGAGGACCCATCGATGGACGGCGT
Coding sequences within:
- the hsp14 gene encoding archaeal heat shock protein Hsp14 → MTDRDPFSEIDELFERLNRELDQFGGQFDPSLPGRGVKVDIAEHDDELVVTADLPGFEKDDIEVTIQEGTLTIEADREVESTQEAEADDGPRFHRRERSRTAVSRRIRLPVEVDKADARATYANGVLTITLPKLKSDDGGHTIDVS
- a CDS encoding Hsp20/alpha crystallin family protein, whose translation is MRYTPFEDIDRLFERMSERPAARGWSPWGETWSRMDDNRMDVDVAEYDDEIVVMADLPGFEREEIEVTIDEGSLRIHAERERESEHRSGDERGADGELMTRERGSRQTYLHHERRHESVSRRIDLPRSVREAEASAHYRNGVLTVTLPLDLDSEGDGHRIDVE
- a CDS encoding uracil-DNA glycosylase encodes the protein MADFDGLCVSDCSQCPALLESRSRIVNGVGPADAALLFVGEGPGKKEDERGEPFVGRSGDVLDEALSAAAVPRRDVRITNCVRCRPPDNRDPTAEELGNCREFLEGEIETVDPELIVTLGKVPSEHLLDRPVAITSEAGDVVDARIGDRSRRVLLSVHPAATLYDRGQRDGFFAAIERAASIAGVGSSDGEGQSQLDRYG
- a CDS encoding class I SAM-dependent methyltransferase gives rise to the protein MSVREEFDAWAAAGKDRGMEQRHWHTAKHVLARMPVEAGETVLDLGCGSGYSLRALRETAGVGRAYGLDGSPEMTRNARSYTDDSSVGYLVGDFGDLPFPDGSVDHVFSMEAFYYAADPDETLREVERVLRSGGTFYCAVNYYEENEASHEWQENITVDMTRWSREEYRQAFREAGLYVVEQDTIPDREIEIPPAEEFPTDDWETREEMVDRYRTWGTLLTVGVAP
- the npdG gene encoding NADPH-dependent F420 reductase; amino-acid sequence: MRIAILGGTGDIGEGLALRWGYHANHELVIGSREATRAQTKADAYETELDSRGIDVTIEGRDNADAAAGADAVVLAVPPYHVTDTVEAVASTLSDADVVISPATGMKRDESGFHAHPPSAGSVTELAAGAVPDEVSVVGAFHNLSAGRLADLDAELGIDTLLVGDDEGAKEIATLLAEDIDGLRALDAGGLANAAEVEALTPLLINVAQHNDGLHDLGVRFR
- a CDS encoding ATP-dependent DNA helicase — encoded protein: MEPTALAGLPDGVTEALAAEGIEELYPPQAEAVEKGLLDGESLVASVPTASGKTLIAELAMLSAIERGGTALYIVPLRALANEKKTEFERWEEFGVSVGVSTGNYESDGEWLASRDIVVATSEKVDSLVRNDARWLSDLSCVVADEIHLVDDSHRGPTLEVTLAKLRRINPGLQTVALSATVGNADVVADWLDGELVRSDWRPIDLRMGVHYGNAINFDDGSQREVPVGEGQRQTEALVADTLDEEIDGQGGSLLVFVNSRRNAESAARRLAGVTDPRLTADERNRLEELAAEIRDGSDTDTAESLADCVARGAAFHHAGLTGDHRQAVESAFRERLIKVICATPTLAAGVNTPARRVIVRDWRRYDGEFGGMQPLDALEIHQMCGRAGRPGLDPYGEAVLLASDAETMDELFERYVWADPEPVRSKLAAEPALRTHVLSTIASGFAASRSELLSFLDRTLYATQTADPGRLEDVTDTVIDYLEANGFLERDATDGGGDTLTATSLGHTVSRLYLDPMSAAEIVDGLRDRESETEDPPTALGLYHLVSRTPDMYELYLKSGDREQYTELAYEREGEFLGAMPSEFEDVRFEDWLAALKTAKLLEDWASEVDEDRITERYGVGPGDIRGKVETAEWLLRAAERLAGEVGVDAVPVREARKRVEYGVREELLDLAGVRGVGRKRARRLFEAGIETRTELREADKSVVLAALRGRPRTAERILENVGREDPSMDGVREDTEATAAVAGEGDDSDGGRSRERGGTADESQSNLGDFG